The following are encoded in a window of Ascidiaceihabitans donghaensis genomic DNA:
- a CDS encoding replication initiation protein, producing the protein MPDFSDDIDKDGLSGALRRSAVKKHVAAIHVSGKLTLLQRKLSNVLLLNAYDTLTSQATHLIDARTLCMMIGYNSNDMDTLKGSLRGLAETVAEWDMLDAEGEQEWGVSSLLSYAKLKGGVCEYAYSPALADKLSDPKVFALINLNIQRRFTSGHALALYENCYRFVRTGSTGWWPLDTFRRLMGVADSAYYESYKHLNAKIIKPAVAEVNKTSNIVIRPEIRKRGRTVSDIRFLIEDNPQLAILDLDDGAGVRNAPVYGRLRALGVSDRLARQWVAEHGEDYVLAKMDYVAGQSGVQNPVRYLTAALKEDFKAEPASQTDVAPQIKARAAQLQIIRDLAAARSPTQRDADRRLFLNTLDDPAARADFERHGWMSALNAANIRAFWEDLAPSAFEVA; encoded by the coding sequence ATGCCAGACTTTTCCGATGATATCGACAAAGACGGTCTAAGCGGTGCGCTGCGCCGCAGTGCTGTCAAAAAGCATGTGGCGGCGATCCATGTGTCGGGCAAACTGACTTTGCTGCAACGAAAGCTCAGCAACGTCTTGCTGTTGAACGCCTACGATACCCTGACAAGTCAAGCGACCCATCTGATAGATGCACGGACGTTGTGCATGATGATCGGTTACAATTCCAACGACATGGACACGCTGAAGGGATCGCTGCGGGGGCTGGCGGAAACGGTGGCAGAATGGGACATGCTGGATGCCGAGGGTGAACAGGAGTGGGGAGTCTCAAGCTTGCTGTCCTATGCCAAGCTGAAGGGTGGCGTGTGTGAATATGCCTATTCCCCCGCGTTGGCTGACAAGCTGAGCGACCCCAAAGTGTTCGCGCTTATCAATTTGAACATCCAGCGGCGTTTCACCAGTGGCCATGCTTTGGCGCTATATGAAAACTGTTATCGATTTGTGCGCACCGGTTCGACAGGGTGGTGGCCACTGGACACGTTTCGCCGTCTGATGGGCGTCGCCGACAGCGCCTATTACGAAAGTTACAAACACCTGAACGCCAAGATCATCAAACCGGCGGTGGCCGAGGTGAACAAGACGTCCAACATTGTGATCCGCCCCGAAATCCGTAAACGGGGGCGCACAGTGTCCGACATTCGTTTTTTGATCGAAGACAACCCGCAACTGGCAATTCTGGATCTGGATGACGGGGCAGGGGTGCGCAACGCACCGGTCTATGGCCGTCTGCGCGCATTGGGCGTCAGCGACCGATTGGCGCGGCAGTGGGTTGCGGAACATGGCGAAGATTATGTGTTGGCCAAGATGGATTATGTTGCAGGGCAATCCGGCGTGCAAAATCCGGTACGCTATCTGACGGCCGCGTTGAAAGAGGATTTCAAAGCGGAGCCTGCATCACAAACAGACGTTGCCCCACAAATCAAAGCCCGTGCTGCCCAGTTGCAAATCATTCGTGATCTGGCTGCCGCCCGCAGTCCCACGCAGCGCGATGCCGACCGCCGGCTGTTTTTGAACACTTTGGATGATCCTGCCGCCCGCGCTGATTTTGAACGCCACGGTTGGATGTCCGCCCTGAATGCGGCCAATATCCGAGCGTTCTGGGAAGACCTGGCCCCAAGCGCCTTCGAGGTCGCCTAA
- a CDS encoding AAA family ATPase has protein sequence MYEKTKNIAKTGEHPTGTTPLSSKSDIPSYFNIDPKAAAGRLGDPIDTARFAKAAAFGAKGREDLAKRGYAPDGRKRLRKFSTWEVCRYLIPVAAAHLRRVLKANPDLPQGTGEGNSKWFTLEEVLVLRDHFAAEGAANKEYKSWRPEGLPAKVISVANFKGGVGKTSTAAHLSMSAALDGYKVLVIDLDSQGSMTSIMGGQVEDEWSTAFPLLAKDFAQHLKAENEVRAAKGQPPHPFDETLSEALEVSPRNLIQSTHWPNIDLIGAQLNLYWAEFQVPVWRLQSRSWPLWDALTNALDSEGILDDYDIIFLDTPPALGYLTINALAAADILIVPLGASFLEFDSTGRFFDMLYSTFASIEDGENRARRRDGLPEMKFEWDAVRALITRFDASQQTDMANIIQAYFGDFMATYRQDTTAMVGQAGEEVNGIYEADYRAFNRDTYVRGRETFDRTWAEIKEVLLGTWWRDQQMMEKDQNDG, from the coding sequence ATGTACGAGAAAACTAAGAACATCGCCAAAACTGGCGAACATCCTACAGGAACCACGCCCTTGTCTTCAAAGTCTGACATACCGTCCTATTTCAACATCGACCCAAAGGCAGCTGCAGGCCGTCTGGGTGATCCTATAGATACCGCGCGATTCGCCAAGGCCGCAGCTTTCGGGGCCAAGGGCCGCGAAGATCTGGCCAAGCGTGGATACGCTCCGGATGGCCGCAAGCGGTTGCGCAAGTTTTCCACTTGGGAAGTCTGCCGCTATTTGATCCCCGTCGCCGCTGCCCATTTGCGCCGCGTGTTGAAAGCCAATCCAGATTTGCCGCAGGGCACAGGCGAGGGAAATTCAAAGTGGTTTACACTGGAAGAAGTTCTTGTGCTGCGCGATCATTTTGCTGCCGAAGGGGCCGCCAACAAAGAATACAAATCTTGGCGCCCCGAAGGATTGCCTGCGAAGGTCATCTCTGTTGCCAATTTCAAAGGCGGCGTTGGCAAAACTTCAACAGCGGCGCACCTGTCCATGAGCGCCGCACTGGACGGTTACAAAGTCTTGGTGATTGACCTGGATAGTCAGGGGTCAATGACGTCGATCATGGGCGGGCAAGTCGAAGATGAATGGTCCACAGCGTTTCCTTTGCTTGCGAAGGATTTTGCCCAACATCTAAAAGCCGAAAACGAGGTCCGTGCCGCCAAAGGCCAGCCGCCGCATCCCTTTGACGAAACCTTGTCAGAAGCCTTGGAGGTTTCGCCGCGAAACCTGATCCAGTCGACCCATTGGCCAAATATTGATCTGATCGGCGCACAGCTGAACCTTTATTGGGCCGAATTCCAGGTGCCCGTCTGGCGTTTGCAAAGCCGGTCTTGGCCCTTGTGGGATGCCCTGACAAACGCCTTGGACAGCGAAGGCATTCTGGACGACTACGACATCATTTTCCTCGATACCCCCCCTGCCCTTGGCTACCTGACCATCAACGCCCTTGCGGCTGCCGACATCCTGATTGTGCCCCTCGGCGCCAGCTTTCTGGAATTCGATTCCACAGGGCGGTTTTTTGACATGCTCTATTCCACTTTTGCCTCCATTGAGGACGGCGAAAACCGGGCGCGGCGCCGCGACGGATTGCCGGAAATGAAGTTCGAATGGGACGCCGTGCGGGCGCTGATCACGCGGTTTGATGCGTCCCAACAAACGGATATGGCGAACATCATTCAGGCCTATTTCGGCGATTTCATGGCGACCTACCGGCAGGACACCACCGCGATGGTCGGGCAGGCGGGCGAAGAGGTGAATGGCATCTATGAGGCCGATTACCGCGCCTTCAACCGCGACACTTACGTCCGTGGCCGCGAGACATTTGACCGGACCTGGGCCGAGATCAAAGAGGTGCTTTTGGGCACGTGGTGGCGCGATCAGCAGATGATGGAAAAGGATCAGAACGATGGCTAA
- a CDS encoding ParB N-terminal domain-containing protein: MAKRRRLEAPSTADMDKIEEEFRRETPARPSAGAAPIAQVAADAAAAFDPIDPEARAALAKLQTAEEKGLLLLDLPLDVIDPDAMIRDRSMLDQAEMTELQISIAANGLRLPIEVFEVAGEGPQKYGLLSGYRRFRAVQNLRALRGAEDTTFSTIKAILRRPQADADRFAAMVEENEVRASLSHYERGRIAVIAAQQGAFANAEAAVEAMFPVASKAKRSKIRSFALIFEELGDLLVFAETIREKDGLRLAMALRQGGEARFREVLGTGQGTDPASEWALLEAVLDEMADLPKVTRKGGRPRINVPKPGWHGDDTLVLSNGIKLRKDSDSHGYLIRLSGKELSPDLIDSLMEEIRHLLERPKL; encoded by the coding sequence ATGGCTAAGCGCAGACGCCTAGAGGCCCCGTCAACGGCAGATATGGACAAGATCGAAGAGGAGTTTCGCCGCGAAACCCCCGCCCGACCCTCGGCGGGTGCAGCCCCGATTGCACAAGTGGCGGCCGACGCTGCTGCCGCCTTTGACCCTATCGACCCCGAAGCGCGTGCGGCCTTGGCAAAGTTGCAAACGGCGGAAGAGAAGGGGTTGTTGCTGCTGGATTTGCCCTTGGACGTCATTGACCCCGACGCCATGATCCGCGACCGGTCGATGCTGGATCAGGCCGAAATGACAGAACTGCAAATCTCGATCGCGGCGAATGGTCTAAGGCTGCCCATCGAGGTGTTTGAGGTCGCAGGGGAGGGGCCGCAGAAATACGGCCTTCTGTCGGGCTATCGTCGCTTCAGGGCGGTACAGAACCTGCGTGCCTTGCGGGGCGCAGAGGATACGACATTCAGCACCATCAAGGCCATTTTGCGCCGCCCTCAGGCCGATGCGGATCGCTTTGCTGCTATGGTCGAGGAAAACGAGGTCAGGGCGTCCCTGAGCCACTATGAGCGTGGCAGGATCGCAGTGATTGCGGCGCAACAGGGCGCCTTTGCCAACGCGGAAGCTGCGGTTGAGGCGATGTTCCCCGTGGCGTCGAAGGCGAAGCGCAGCAAGATCAGATCGTTTGCCTTGATCTTTGAAGAATTGGGCGACCTTTTGGTCTTTGCCGAAACCATCCGCGAAAAGGACGGGTTGCGTTTGGCAATGGCGCTGCGTCAAGGCGGCGAGGCGCGGTTCCGTGAGGTTCTGGGCACAGGGCAAGGCACTGATCCTGCCAGCGAATGGGCGCTTCTGGAGGCCGTTCTGGATGAAATGGCCGACTTGCCAAAAGTAACCCGTAAAGGCGGACGGCCACGGATAAATGTGCCAAAACCGGGATGGCACGGCGACGATACACTGGTCTTGTCGAATGGGATCAAACTGCGCAAAGACAGCGATTCACACGGGTATCTGATCCGCTTGTCCGGCAAAGAGCTGTCGCCTGACTTGATCGATAGTTTGATGGAAGAAATTCGGCATCTTCTTGAGCGACCAAAGCTGTAG
- a CDS encoding PAAR domain-containing protein: MLPVARLGDKHVCPAHGPNAIVSGGTALVDNRPVARVGDACGCGATIVVGSSMSTNDGKPVAYLGSATSHGGVIVQGSPTAKTLP, from the coding sequence ATGCTTCCAGTTGCCCGTCTCGGAGATAAACACGTATGCCCCGCCCACGGTCCAAATGCGATCGTGTCAGGCGGCACCGCCCTCGTCGACAATCGTCCCGTGGCGCGTGTGGGTGACGCATGCGGCTGTGGCGCGACGATCGTTGTAGGGTCATCCATGTCCACCAACGACGGTAAGCCCGTGGCCTATCTTGGGTCTGCGACATCACACGGCGGCGTGATCGTTCAAGGGTCACCGACGGCGAAAACGCTGCCTTAA
- a CDS encoding type VI secretion system Vgr family protein — MSTVFSQDNRLGKLHTDLGKDTLVLMRFTGSDYMNDLFEYRVEALSTEQDIDFDKLIGTHVTIELQTKNDGPKFYDGIVTQAQWVGVGENGNKYNFELRPWTWLAGQRRNQRIFHDMTVIAILEELLSDYAGLGNPAMKLRVTNSYPTLEYTVQYRESDLEFACRLMERFGISYHFIHEKGGHTMVLTDSVDEHDPVPGKTRDYFGFDGHHQSEGEHFWEWHPERNLTTGKIKLTDYNFKKPNAAMEVARPGDARYEQGQIESYDYPGDYLDKGEGNPMVGLRIEQERGQDRRQRAVGDTAAFAAGMTVGLTGDQVPGVKDETYLCLAAHHSYVSDSYGTGGEASDGYAYKGSYVLTPTSAPMAPDMKTERPIVQGPQTAVVVGDGEIDCDEYGRILVHFHWDLQKAWSMRCRVSQNWASKGWGGMIIPRIGMEVVVEFLEGDPDKPLVTGCVYNGHNDPPYPLPNNKTKSVFKTDTHQGSGFNELSFEDQKDQELIYMHGQKDQQITILNDRAKDIGRNETNTIGVDRSQAVGQDESMSVGRNQTENVGQDVSYQVGRNQQERYGKDHIHVVGNTHKQDIYADHLRQVGRHYEETVKGKYTLNVNESITNNTKVHTLMAFQKFVIKGPGGKITIDASGITLEAAKINLKGMVSMGGGGGAQVPTLQGAANDALPLVEECVKQKE, encoded by the coding sequence ATGAGCACCGTATTTAGTCAAGACAACCGCTTAGGTAAGCTGCACACCGACCTCGGAAAGGACACGCTTGTCCTGATGCGCTTTACCGGGTCGGACTATATGAACGATCTGTTTGAATATCGGGTCGAGGCGCTCTCGACGGAACAAGACATCGACTTTGACAAGTTGATCGGCACACATGTCACCATCGAATTGCAAACCAAAAACGATGGGCCGAAATTCTACGACGGTATCGTCACCCAAGCGCAATGGGTTGGGGTCGGCGAAAACGGCAACAAGTATAATTTCGAACTGCGGCCATGGACGTGGCTGGCAGGGCAACGCCGCAACCAGCGCATCTTTCACGACATGACCGTGATCGCCATCCTCGAAGAATTGCTCAGCGACTACGCCGGTCTGGGCAATCCGGCCATGAAACTGCGCGTCACCAATTCTTATCCTACGCTGGAATATACCGTCCAATACCGCGAAAGCGATCTGGAATTTGCCTGCCGTTTGATGGAACGCTTTGGGATCAGCTATCACTTCATCCACGAAAAAGGCGGCCACACGATGGTGCTGACCGACAGCGTGGACGAACATGATCCGGTGCCGGGCAAAACCCGCGACTATTTCGGCTTTGACGGGCATCACCAGTCTGAGGGCGAACATTTCTGGGAATGGCACCCGGAACGCAATCTGACGACAGGCAAAATCAAACTGACGGACTACAACTTCAAAAAGCCGAACGCGGCGATGGAAGTGGCACGTCCAGGGGATGCGCGGTACGAACAAGGGCAGATCGAAAGCTACGACTACCCCGGCGACTATCTGGACAAAGGCGAAGGCAACCCGATGGTTGGCTTGCGCATCGAACAGGAACGCGGACAAGACCGCCGCCAGCGCGCCGTCGGAGACACGGCAGCCTTTGCGGCGGGTATGACTGTTGGATTAACCGGCGACCAAGTGCCCGGCGTAAAAGACGAAACCTACCTGTGTCTTGCAGCCCACCATTCTTATGTGTCCGACAGCTATGGAACAGGCGGCGAAGCCAGCGACGGATACGCCTACAAAGGGTCCTATGTGCTGACGCCGACCTCGGCGCCCATGGCACCCGACATGAAGACAGAACGCCCCATCGTGCAAGGTCCGCAAACGGCAGTTGTGGTGGGCGACGGCGAAATTGACTGCGATGAATACGGCCGCATTCTGGTGCACTTCCACTGGGATCTGCAAAAGGCTTGGTCCATGCGCTGTCGCGTCAGCCAGAACTGGGCGTCCAAAGGTTGGGGCGGGATGATTATTCCGCGCATCGGCATGGAAGTCGTCGTTGAATTCCTTGAAGGCGATCCCGACAAACCGTTGGTCACAGGGTGCGTGTACAACGGGCACAATGACCCGCCCTACCCGCTTCCCAACAACAAAACCAAGTCTGTGTTCAAGACCGACACCCACCAAGGGTCTGGTTTTAACGAGCTGTCGTTTGAGGACCAGAAGGATCAGGAACTGATCTATATGCACGGTCAAAAAGACCAGCAGATCACCATCCTGAACGACCGCGCCAAAGACATCGGGCGTAATGAAACCAATACCATCGGCGTCGACCGCTCTCAGGCTGTGGGGCAAGACGAAAGCATGTCTGTTGGCCGCAACCAAACCGAAAATGTCGGACAAGATGTGTCCTATCAGGTTGGGCGGAACCAACAGGAACGCTACGGCAAAGACCACATTCATGTTGTGGGCAACACCCACAAACAAGACATCTATGCGGATCATTTGCGGCAAGTTGGACGGCACTACGAAGAAACCGTGAAGGGCAAATATACCCTGAACGTCAATGAATCGATCACCAACAACACCAAGGTGCACACGTTGATGGCGTTCCAGAAATTCGTGATCAAGGGACCGGGTGGCAAGATCACCATCGACGCGTCCGGGATCACGTTGGAAGCAGCAAAAATCAACCTCAAGGGCATGGTATCCATGGGTGGTGGCGGCGGCGCACAAGTGCCTACGCTACAAGGTGCAGCCAACGACGCGCTGCCTTTGGTCGAGGAATGCGTGAAACAGAAAGAATAA